A part of Paenibacillus sp. sptzw28 genomic DNA contains:
- a CDS encoding DinB family protein encodes MNYIQTSTELLKSFHSFVYFVDSLRLVQGKTWVLPLKPDKWAMREVISHILLWDRYFLEEAIAKIAEGTPVTLKHVDYDTFNQNARPYALTIGQAEMLDQTIACRNEIIGKLRGLSEEDLYFEHIDGDGQIFTVIDYLKGFTEHDAQHRGEIEAFLHRSED; translated from the coding sequence GTGAATTATATTCAAACTTCAACCGAGCTGCTTAAATCATTTCATTCATTCGTCTATTTTGTCGATTCGCTGAGATTGGTTCAAGGTAAAACGTGGGTACTGCCGCTGAAACCGGACAAATGGGCCATGCGGGAAGTTATCTCGCATATCTTGCTTTGGGACCGTTATTTTCTGGAAGAGGCGATTGCGAAGATTGCAGAAGGAACCCCTGTCACGCTTAAACATGTTGATTACGATACCTTCAATCAAAATGCCCGTCCTTATGCACTCACTATTGGTCAAGCCGAAATGCTGGATCAAACGATCGCCTGCCGTAATGAAATAATCGGGAAGCTGCGAGGCCTGTCGGAGGAAGACCTTTATTTCGAACACATAGACGGAGACGGGCAAATTTTTACCGTTATTGATTATTTGAAGGGATTTACCGAGCACGATGCCCAGCATCGTGGGGAGATTGAAGCTTTTTTACATAGGTCGGAAGATTGA
- a CDS encoding magnesium chelatase domain-containing protein — protein sequence MYSSLCSASVYGVEGRLIDVEVDISNGLPQVNVVGLPDPAVRESVERVRSAVKNCGFKFPMERITVNLAPADLRKEGTAFDLAIAAGILSASGQLSSAPFSGTLVLGELALNGEVRPVPGVLAMVEQAKLSGMHRVLLPMGNAAEAACIEGMELYAAGHLRELAECIGASPLEQGWTALRYNAETNGLANGADGSAEELLFANGDYGDVLGQHHAKRALLVAAAGKHNVLMLCYIVMLHSCYTIVALILL from the coding sequence ATGTACAGCAGCTTATGCAGTGCCAGCGTGTACGGCGTGGAAGGACGATTAATCGACGTTGAAGTCGATATTTCGAACGGGCTTCCGCAAGTGAATGTTGTCGGTTTGCCCGACCCGGCCGTCCGCGAATCGGTGGAACGCGTCAGATCTGCCGTCAAAAACTGCGGGTTTAAGTTTCCGATGGAACGAATTACCGTCAATTTGGCGCCGGCAGATTTGCGCAAGGAGGGCACTGCATTCGATCTGGCTATTGCCGCGGGCATTCTATCCGCCAGCGGGCAGCTCAGTTCCGCTCCGTTCAGCGGTACGCTCGTGCTTGGAGAACTGGCATTGAACGGTGAAGTCCGGCCGGTCCCCGGCGTGCTCGCGATGGTCGAACAGGCAAAGCTGAGCGGTATGCATCGCGTTCTGCTGCCAATGGGCAACGCTGCGGAAGCAGCATGCATTGAGGGCATGGAGCTCTATGCGGCAGGTCATTTGCGCGAGCTTGCCGAATGTATCGGGGCCAGTCCCTTGGAACAAGGCTGGACAGCGCTTCGCTATAATGCCGAGACTAACGGGCTGGCCAACGGCGCGGACGGCTCTGCGGAAGAATTACTATTCGCAAACGGCGATTACGGCGATGTGCTCGGACAGCATCATGCGAAGCGGGCACTGTTAGTTGCAGCCGCCGGGAAGCATAACGTCCTCATGTTGTGTTACATTGTCATGCTGCATTCATGTTATACAATTGTTGCTCTTATTCTATTGTAA
- a CDS encoding nucleoside 2-deoxyribosyltransferase, giving the protein MQNICALCGKQCSVQGEDIVEINCDTCGIYKITREAYEDLPSERRLHQSGQLVKASAYVRYRTIQNQPTITLFLSDNHPSANEITPRITIHEIIQNFPLISDRLDMALMNISKLSKFSGDRVELLTRDYPVFFPDSTETPASFFIMKQLIDDGYIDGTVGFPAKLMLLPKGWKRVSEIEEGNIPESKQAFTAMWFDQSMLDIFNSHICRAVKDAGYEPFIIPMKEHNDDITDHIIAEIRKSKFVIADFTGQRGGVYFEAGFAYGLGLPVIWTCREDWFKTTVDVEISAQSLDGTAIKVLHKENRYIHFDLEHYNFIIWEDGEDLYNRLYNRIRATIV; this is encoded by the coding sequence ATGCAAAACATTTGTGCATTGTGCGGAAAACAGTGCTCTGTTCAAGGTGAAGATATTGTAGAAATAAATTGCGACACCTGTGGAATTTACAAAATCACTAGGGAAGCATATGAGGATTTACCTTCTGAACGTAGACTTCATCAAAGCGGGCAATTGGTGAAAGCTTCTGCTTATGTAAGGTACCGTACAATTCAAAATCAACCTACCATAACGCTTTTTTTATCGGATAATCATCCAAGTGCAAATGAAATCACCCCACGAATAACTATTCATGAGATAATTCAGAACTTTCCTCTAATTTCAGATCGATTAGATATGGCACTAATGAATATATCCAAATTGTCCAAATTTTCTGGGGATCGAGTCGAACTACTTACAAGGGATTATCCTGTTTTCTTCCCGGATTCAACAGAAACACCAGCATCATTTTTTATCATGAAGCAATTAATAGATGATGGTTACATTGATGGAACAGTTGGTTTCCCAGCAAAGCTTATGTTGTTGCCAAAAGGGTGGAAAAGAGTATCAGAAATCGAAGAAGGTAACATTCCCGAGTCAAAACAAGCATTTACTGCGATGTGGTTTGATCAATCCATGTTAGATATTTTTAACAGTCACATATGTAGAGCTGTAAAAGATGCCGGATATGAACCATTCATTATTCCAATGAAGGAACACAATGACGATATTACAGATCATATTATTGCTGAAATAAGGAAGAGCAAGTTTGTGATTGCCGATTTTACAGGACAAAGGGGTGGCGTTTACTTCGAGGCTGGCTTTGCCTACGGTCTTGGATTACCTGTAATTTGGACATGCCGAGAAGATTGGTTTAAGACAACTGTAGATGTTGAAATAAGTGCTCAGTCTCTAGACGGAACTGCAATTAAAGTCTTACATAAAGAAAATCGCTATATACATTTCGATCTTGAACATTACAATTTTATAATTTGGGAAGATGGAGAAGACCTCTATAACCGCCTTTACAATAGAATAAGAGCAACAATTGTATAA